In one Plasmodium vivax chromosome 4, whole genome shotgun sequence genomic region, the following are encoded:
- a CDS encoding merozoite surface protein 4, putative (encoded by transcript PVX_003775A): MKVAYFLSVLDLLIIFSLYFDGRRSAFAGIAACIRHGRILGEGGEQSGGASGGSSGGSSGDSSGGLSGGSSGGPSPPAGSSGSGGSDPANSATGPQNSTPGSGGQTGDHSAEAENGDYNEQGDDHGDDHGDDHGDDHGDDHGDDHGDDHGDDHGDDHGDEQDGEDYDDAEDDDLYELSEVDENANLCLDNNGGCGDDKICENLGKGIVKCLCKPGYKLVGTECVESSKSSSLNSFFCWFLLVIIVLASIN; this comes from the exons ATGAAGGTGGCCTACTTTTTGTCCGTTCTGGACTTGCTCATTATTTTCAGCTTATACTTCGATGGGAGGCGTAGCGCCTTCGCGGGCATTGCTGCCTGTATAAGACATGGCCGCATTTTGggtgaagggggggagcagagCGGCGGTGCGAGCGGTGGATCAAGCGGTGGTTCAAGCGGTGATTCAAGCGGCGGTTTAAGCGGCGGTTCAAGTGGCGGTCCCAGCCCCCCCGCGGGGAGCAGCGGcagtgggggaagcgacCCAGCGAACTCAGCGACGGGCCCGCAGAATAGCACTCcag GTAGCGGAGGCCAAACGGGTGACCACAGTGCAGAGGCAGAAAATGGAGATTACAACGAGCAGGGTGACGATCACGGGGACGATCACGGGGACGATCACGGGGACGATCACGGGGACGATCACGGGGACGATCACGGGGACGATCACGGGGACGATCACGGGGACGATCACGGGGACGAGCAGGACGGTGAAGATTACGACGATGCAGAGGATGATGATTTGTACGAATTGAGCGAAGTTGACGAAAATGCAAACTTATGTTTGGACAACAATGGGGGATGTGGAGATGATaaaatttgtgaaaatttAGGGAAGGGGATAGTGAAGTGCTTGTGTAAACCGGGGTATAAATTGGTTGGCACCGAATGTGTGGAGTCATCCAAATCGTCTTCCttaaattcgtttttttgttggTTTCTGCTGGTGATTATTGTTTTGGCTTCCATAAATTAG
- a CDS encoding merozoite surface protein 5 (encoded by transcript PVX_003770A), protein MAIARVVLAIHLFLLCSYHSGRPLEVSLWGQGNAHLGTQTSRLLRESGRNGQANRVNQADQADQVASPPISGKERRRGIGMTSNLQLLSGEDEKDSTSEEAPNLEGKDNADAGKDGEKEPSEKQSGDVDPTVTDAERAKDENASVSEEEQMKTLDSGEDHTDDGNADGGQGGGDGNDENQKGDGKEKEGGEEKKEDGKDDHEKGEKGSEGESGEKDEAAPKGDAAEKDKKLESKTADAKVSEHKADDANPGGNKDSPEGESPKEGNPDDPSQKNPEAAGDDDSRLHLDNLDDKVPHYSALRNNRVEKGVTDTMVLNDIIGENAKSCSVDNGGCADDQICIRIDNIGIKCICKEGHLFGDKCILTKSSALGSFFSAGLFALLALLWLC, encoded by the exons ATGGCCATCGCACGCGTCGTGTTAGCTAtccacctcttcctcctctgcaGTTACCACTCGGGACGTCCCCTCGAGGTCTCCCTCTGGGGACAGGGAAACGCTCACCTGGGGACACAGACCAGCAGGCTGTTGAGGGAAAGCGGCAGGAACGGCCAGGCAAACCGGGTAAATCAGGCAGACCAAGCAGACCAGGTCGCATCGCCTCCCATCTCGGGCAAAgaaaggagaaggggaatTGGAATGACCAGCAATCTGCAGCTGCTAAGTGGGGAAGATGAAAAGGATTCCACATCTGAGGAAGCCCCTAATTTGGAAGGGAAGGACAATGCAGATGCTGGAAAAGATGGAGAAAAAGAACCAAGTGAAAAGCAAAGTGGAGATGTCGATCCTACCGTGACAGATGCAGAGCGAGCTAAAGACGAAAACGCCTCAGTGTCTGAGGAAGAGCAAATGAAAACGCTAGACAGTGGGGAGGATCACACGGATGATGGTAATGCAGATGGAGGGCAAGGAGGAGGTGACGGCAATGATGAGAACCAAAAAGGGgacggaaaggaaaaagaaggtggagaagaaaaaaaggaagatggTAAAGACGACCAtgagaaaggagaaaagggaTCTGAGGGCGAATCGGGGGAAAAGGACGAAGCCGCGCCCAAAGGAGACGCCGCCgagaaagacaaaaaattggaaagcAAAACGGCAGATGCGAAAGTGTCCGAACACAAGGCAGACGATGCCAATCCGGGAGGGAACAAAGATTCTCCAGAGGGAGAGAGCCCAAAGGAAGGCAACCCTGATGACCCAAGCCAGAAGAATCCGGAGGCTGCCGGTGACGACGACAGCAGACTTCACTTAG ACAACCTGGACGACAAGGTCCCCCACTACAGCGCCCTGAGGAACAACCGAGTGGAGAAAGGAGTAACGGACACCATGGTGCTGAACGACATAATAGGAGAAAATGCAAAGTCCTGCTCCGTAGACAATGGGGGGTGCGCAGACGACCAAATATGCATCCGGATTGATAACATCGGAATTAAGTGCATCTGTAAGGAGGGTCACTTATTTGGGGACAAGTGCATTTTGACCAAGTCGTCTGCCCTCGGCTCGTTTTTCTCTGCCGGTTTGTTCGCCCTACTGGCTTTGCTCTGGCTGTGTTGA